A stretch of Anolis sagrei isolate rAnoSag1 chromosome X, rAnoSag1.mat, whole genome shotgun sequence DNA encodes these proteins:
- the CNR2 gene encoding cannabinoid receptor 2 yields the protein MEQCKVNTSAGDILRCHSNIVPMECYLVLNNTSQALIATLCCTAGTLCVLENTLVLYLIFSSPKIHRKPSYLFLGSLALADTLASFIFVWSFLQFHIFRGADSMVVFLLKLGGVNTTFTASLGSLLLMAFDRYICILKPSTYKVLVTSKRALVALVVLWLSIAFLASLPLFGWNCCRLNSPCSELFPFVDNNYLLSWASFVAVLLVSIIYAYGHVLWKARQHVAYMEKHHRPNGQTKSKMRLDIKLAKTLAIVLLVLVTCWTPAMALMTYSIFAKMDTSLKRVFAFCSTLCLVNSMVNPAIYALRSRELSSALRKVCTNFRRKTDISDSNPDAESTQKTLPFENIGDRFVGSSTKTQASEGDKMEAL from the coding sequence ATGGAGCAATGCAAGGTGAACACATCGGCGGGGGACATCTTGAGATGCCACTCCAACATAGTGCCTATGGAGTGCTACCTGGTGCTCAACAACACATCACAGGCCCTCATCGCCACATTGTGTTGCACTGCCGGAACCCTCTGCGTATTGGAAAATACCTTGGTACTCTACCTCATCTTTTCTTCCCCAAAGATCCACAGGAAGCCTTCTTACCTTTTCCTTGGCAGCCTCGCCTTGGCTGACACCTTGGCCAGCTTCATCTTCGTCTGGAGCTTCCTCCAGTTTCACATTTTCAGAGGGGCCGACTCCATGGTGGTCTTTTTACTCAAGCTAGGAGGCGTCAACACCACCTTCACAGCTTCCCTCGGCAGCCTTTTGCTGATGGCTTTTGATCGATACATCTGTATCCTCAAACCCTCGACATACAAGGTCCTGGTGACTAGTAAAAGAGCCCTGGTGGCTTTGGTAGTCCTGTGGCTCTCCATTGCGTTCCTTGCCTCCTTACCTCTCTTTGGATGGAACTGCTGCAGACTCAACTCTCCTTGCTCCGAGCTCTTTCCTTTTGTGGACAACAATTACCTTCTGAGCTGGGCAAGCTTTGTGGCGGTCCTTCTGGTATCCATCATCTATGCCTACGGACATGTCTTATGGAAAGCCCGGCAACATGTTGCATACATGGAGAAGCATCACAGACCCAACGGCCAAACCAAAAGCAAGATGAGGCTAGACATTAAGTTGGCCAAGACCTTAGCCATTGTCCTGCTTGTCCTTGTCACCTGCTGGACCCCTGCCATGGCTCTCATGACGTACAGCATCTTTGCCAAAATGGATACCTCCCTGAAGAGAGTGTTTGCCTTCTGCAGCACCCTCTGCCTGGTCAACTCCATGGTGAACCCGGCCATCTATGCCCTACGAAGCAGGGAGTTGAGCTCTGCTCTGAGGAAAGTTTGCACCAATTTCAGAAGAAAAACTGACATCTCAGATAGCAATCCTGATGCAGAAAGCACTCAGAAGACCTTGCCGTTCGAAAACATAGGGGACAGATTTGTCGGCAGTTCCACAAAGACCCAAGCTTCAGAAGGTGACAAAATGGAAGCATTGTAG